From a region of the Haloferax volcanii DS2 genome:
- a CDS encoding bile acid:sodium symporter family protein, whose protein sequence is MNARSTLERLSELANTYFVGLVLLASAAALAQPDLFTWIAPYISPLLGLIMLGMGLTLQPVDFRRLAEHPRDVAIGALAQWLIMPTAAYALTVVLSLPPELAVGVILVGAAPGGTASNVMAYLGKGDVALSVAITTVTTLAAPLVMPAWVVALAGEQLQVGFVDLFLNIVQIVFIPVVLGFALRVVLDRNAPEVAEVGLDVFPLVSVLSIVAIVAAVVGLNVDTILGAGAAAIGAVVLHNAIGLGTGYGTGRLAGMSADRVRTTTFEVGLQNSGLAAALALSFFSPAAALPPALFSVWHNITGPLLASYFARTASDSAGDAPADD, encoded by the coding sequence ATGAACGCCCGCTCGACCCTCGAACGCCTGTCGGAACTCGCCAACACCTACTTCGTCGGCCTCGTGCTCCTCGCGTCGGCCGCCGCGTTGGCGCAGCCGGACCTGTTCACGTGGATTGCGCCCTACATCTCGCCGCTCCTCGGGCTCATCATGCTCGGGATGGGGCTGACACTCCAGCCCGTTGACTTCCGTCGACTCGCGGAGCACCCGCGAGACGTGGCCATCGGCGCGCTCGCCCAGTGGCTCATCATGCCGACCGCCGCCTACGCGCTCACGGTGGTTCTCTCACTGCCGCCGGAGCTCGCGGTCGGCGTCATCCTCGTCGGCGCGGCCCCCGGCGGCACCGCCTCGAACGTCATGGCCTACCTCGGCAAGGGGGACGTGGCGCTCTCGGTCGCCATCACGACCGTCACCACGCTGGCCGCGCCGCTGGTCATGCCCGCGTGGGTCGTCGCGCTCGCCGGCGAACAGCTTCAAGTCGGCTTCGTGGACCTGTTTCTCAATATCGTCCAAATCGTCTTCATCCCGGTCGTCCTCGGCTTCGCGCTCCGAGTCGTGCTCGACCGCAACGCGCCCGAGGTTGCCGAAGTCGGCCTCGACGTGTTCCCGCTCGTCTCGGTCCTGAGCATCGTCGCCATCGTCGCGGCCGTCGTCGGCCTCAACGTCGATACCATCCTCGGCGCGGGCGCGGCCGCCATCGGAGCCGTCGTCCTCCACAACGCTATCGGCCTCGGCACCGGCTACGGCACCGGCCGCCTCGCCGGGATGTCCGCGGACCGCGTCAGAACGACCACGTTCGAAGTCGGCCTCCAGAACAGCGGGCTCGCGGCGGCCCTCGCGCTGTCGTTCTTCTCGCCCGCCGCCGCCCTGCCGCCCGCGCTGTTCAGCGTCTGGCACAACATCACCGGCCCGCTCCTCGCCAGCTACTTCGCGCGAACTGCGAGCGACTCCGCCGGTGACGCGCCGGCTGACGACTGA